The Marivirga salinae DNA window CTCCAACAGAAAAAATAAACTGCTGGAGGTAAAAAAAGAGGTCACGAGCGGATTCGAACCGCTGTGGATGGTTTTGCAGACCACTGCCTAGCCACTCGGCCACGTGACCTTATTCGCTTTTGAGATTGCAAAAATAGACATATTATTGCGCTTGTCAAATAGAGAACAAGAATAATTATTAAATAATTTAACTTATTCTATAACTAGATTTTTTTTATTTGACGATATCTCTTTATTACTTTAATACTACAACCACGAAATCCCCTCAATACTATTAAAGTTAAGAAGGTATTCTAAAGAGTTTTTCGCTAAAGCGAAAAACCTTTTGTTTCTTTTGTGGTTAGAAAAATGTTTGTTAATCTGTACCAACATTAGCAATTTCCCACCACAAAAGAGACAATAGAACACAAAGGGAGATAACCAAGGTTATTTTTAGGATTGCTTTGAAGCCTGATGTTTCTAAGGTTAACTTAATAACATTAAAGTCTTCTCAAGGACAGTCGCTCAAATTTAAATCCGTGAAAAACAAAAAAAAGCCATCTACTTTTCAGCAAATGGCTTTCACATATATTTAATAAGATTTAGAGATTACTCTTTATCTTCTTTTTTATCGTCAGCTTTTTTCTCTTCAGCTTTTTCCTCTTTCTCTTCTGCTTTAGCTTCTTCCTTTTTGGCTTCTGCTTTCACTTCGTCAGCTTTTGGCTCTTCTTTCTTCGCTGCTTTCTTTGCTTCCGCTTTTGGCTCTTCCTCTTTCTTAGGAGCAGCTTTTTTCTTGCTTCCGCCTTTAGCATCATCTTCCATTTGTGTTTTCAATGCAGATAATGCATCCAAATCACCTAATGTAGATGAAGAAGCTTGTTGCTTAGGAGCTGATTTCTTCTTACCACTTCCAGTAGCAGTTGGCTTCTTCTTAGGAGCTGCCTCTTCTACTTTAGAGTGTGTATGTAAGTGAGACAATACAATACGCTTGTCATCTTTAGAGAATTCTAAAACTTGGAATTCTAAAGACTCACCTACTTCTGCCATTGAGTCATCTGCTTTCTTCAAATGCTTAGTAGCAGCGAAACCTTCAATTCCGTAAGGAAGCTCAAGGATTGCACCTTTTTCGTTTTTGTTCAACACAGTACATTTGTGCTTAGAACCAACAGTAAATACTGATTCAAAAGTATCCCAAGGATTCTCTTCCAATTGTTTGTGTCCTAATGCTAATCTTCTGTTATCAACATCTAGTTCTAAAACAACTACGTTCAATTCCTCTCCTACTTTCACGAATTCAGATGGGTGCTTGATTTTCTTAGTCCAGCTTAAATCAGAAACGTGAACCAATCCGTCAATACCTTCTTCTAACTCGATGAACAATCCGAAGTTAGTCATATTTCTAACTACTCCTTTATGCTCAGTACCAACAGCATACTTTGTTAATACTTCTTTCTTGTTCCAAGGATCTTCAGTCAATTGCTTAATGCCTAATGACATCTTACGCTCTTCTTTGTCTAAAGTAAGAACTACTGCTTCTAACTCATCACCAACATTGATGAAATCTTGTGGATTTCTTAAGTGCTGTGACCAGCTCATTTCTGAAACGTGGATCAAACCTTCAACACCTGGAGCGATCTCCAAGAATGCACCGTAATCAGCAACATTAACAATTTTACCTTTCACTTTAGAACCTACATCAAGGCCTTCAGCCAATGAGTCCCAAGGGTGAGAAGTTAATTGCTTCATACCTAAAGAAATACGTTTTTTACCTTCGTCAAAGTCAAGTACTACTACTTTCACTTTTTCGTCAAGCTTCAATACCTCTTCTGGGTGATTGATTCTACCCCAAGAAATATCCGTAATGTGCAATAGACCATCAACACCACCAAGGTCAATAAATACACCAAAGTTGGTCATGTTTTTGATCACACCTTCTAGAACCTGACCTTTTTCAAGGTTGTTCAAGATTTCAGCTTTTTGCTTCTCTAGATCTTTTTCTATTAATACTTTGTGGGAAACTACTACGTTATCGTTACTGTAGTTAATTTTCACCACTTTTACTTCCATTTTCTTACCTACGAAAACATCGAAGTCGCGAATAGGCTTCACGTCAATTTGAGAACCTGGTAAGAAGGCTTCAACACCGTGTACATCCACGATTAAACCACCTTTAGTTCTTCTTTTTACTAATCCTTCTATGATTAGATCTTCGTCAAGCGCTTTTTGGATTTTGTCCCAAGCACCTACAATTTTTGCTTTTCTTCTGGATAAAACTAATTCCCCATTTTGATCTTCACGTTCTTCAACGTAAACTTCCACTTCGTCACCGATTTTTAAATCAGGAGTATCACGGAATTCATTGGTAGGAACTAAACCATCAGACTTGTACCCAACATTTAATACCACGTCACGATCGTTAATCGCTACCACAATACCTTTTACTACTTCCTGCTCAGCCAAGTCAGTAGCAACATTGTCATACATTGCAGCTAGTTCTTCTCTTCTAGCTTTTGAGTAGCCTTCACCAAAACCTTTGGTTTCAAATGCTTCCCAGTCGAACTCTTCGTTCTGTACGTTTTCTTGATTTTCTGCCATAATGTGTCAGGGCTCTTTAATTACAATGTCAATCCGAGCCAAGATTTCCATCGTTTTGGTTTACAAATACTTACCTACTCAGATAAGCCCATTCACTCGAACGGATTGCAAAGGTACGATTTATTTGGAAAGTCGCAATATGTTGGCACTCAGATAATAAAAAATCTATTGTTTTAACCACTAAGTTTCACTGAGACTTTCACGAAGGTTACTAAGGCTCCCCTTTGTGAAATAAAACTGGTCTGACCTTCGGTACTGACCTAATCGAGTACCTTAAGCTGACAAATGGGAATATTTAGGTCAGTTGATAGTCAAACTGGGAAGTTTTTAAGAGAACACAAAAGTACAATTAAAAAATCTAAGGTTCTTCTTCGTGAAACTTTGTGAAAAATCATAGTGCTCTTTGCGGTTAAATATGGTTAAAATCAATCTTCTTTTAATTCGAATAGATGGGATTCAAGGAAAACAACATTATAATTCTCTCCTACTTCAAATTCTGATTGGGTTGATTTTACAATCAATGATTGATTTTTGTTAAGTTGAAATTGATAGCGATAATAATTTCCTATGAATAGCTTTTCAGTCAACTTCAATTCCAATTGATGCTTTGTATCATTATCAGTATCGATCAAAATATTTTCACTCCATATCCCGAGTAATTTTGATTGCCCTTTCCCAAACTTGCCTTTTGGCAGAAGGTTTACTTCGCCTAAAATATTAGCAACAGAGGTGAACTCAGGGTTTTTATAAATAGCTTTTGGGTTATCGCTCTTTATAATATCCCCATTTTTTAAGATGTGAATAATATCTGCCAAATAGAATGCTTCATAGAGATTATGGCTAACTAGTATGATGCTGGTATCTAATTCATTTTTCACTTCCTTAATGGCATCAAGTAGAATTTGACGTGTAGGAAAATCAAGCTGAGTGAAAGGTTCATCTAGTAATAAGACTGATGGCTGAGTAGCCAATGCACGAGCTATTGCCAATCTTTGCTTTTCACCTCCAGATAATAATTCAATTTTATGCTCCTTTAATTCTTCCA harbors:
- a CDS encoding ABC transporter ATP-binding protein; this encodes MAKIILEAINISKSFDKAILSEVNLKIKEGETHVVMGKSGEGKSTLLKILAGLVAPENGKIIFEGEELENPEEVLVAGNEELAYVAQNFNLLHNRTVLENLKDALLSFKDDFAEQQINHLLQLMRLEELKEHKIELLSGGEKQRLAIARALATQPSVLLLDEPFTQLDFPTRQILLDAIKEVKNELDTSIILVSHNLYEAFYLADIIHILKNGDIIKSDNPKAIYKNPEFTSVANILGEVNLLPKGKFGKGQSKLLGIWSENILIDTDNDTKHQLELKLTEKLFIGNYYRYQFQLNKNQSLIVKSTQSEFEVGENYNVVFLESHLFELKED
- the rpsA gene encoding 30S ribosomal protein S1 produces the protein MAENQENVQNEEFDWEAFETKGFGEGYSKARREELAAMYDNVATDLAEQEVVKGIVVAINDRDVVLNVGYKSDGLVPTNEFRDTPDLKIGDEVEVYVEEREDQNGELVLSRRKAKIVGAWDKIQKALDEDLIIEGLVKRRTKGGLIVDVHGVEAFLPGSQIDVKPIRDFDVFVGKKMEVKVVKINYSNDNVVVSHKVLIEKDLEKQKAEILNNLEKGQVLEGVIKNMTNFGVFIDLGGVDGLLHITDISWGRINHPEEVLKLDEKVKVVVLDFDEGKKRISLGMKQLTSHPWDSLAEGLDVGSKVKGKIVNVADYGAFLEIAPGVEGLIHVSEMSWSQHLRNPQDFINVGDELEAVVLTLDKEERKMSLGIKQLTEDPWNKKEVLTKYAVGTEHKGVVRNMTNFGLFIELEEGIDGLVHVSDLSWTKKIKHPSEFVKVGEELNVVVLELDVDNRRLALGHKQLEENPWDTFESVFTVGSKHKCTVLNKNEKGAILELPYGIEGFAATKHLKKADDSMAEVGESLEFQVLEFSKDDKRIVLSHLHTHSKVEEAAPKKKPTATGSGKKKSAPKQQASSSTLGDLDALSALKTQMEDDAKGGSKKKAAPKKEEEPKAEAKKAAKKEEPKADEVKAEAKKEEAKAEEKEEKAEEKKADDKKEDKE